One Setaria italica strain Yugu1 chromosome I, Setaria_italica_v2.0, whole genome shotgun sequence DNA window includes the following coding sequences:
- the LOC101763151 gene encoding LOW QUALITY PROTEIN: replication protein A 32 kDa subunit B-like (The sequence of the model RefSeq protein was modified relative to this genomic sequence to represent the inferred CDS: inserted 1 base in 1 codon): MYGGGGGHYDGGGGAANANSLFGGGGFMPSQSTAAPESSGGGSLSKGRNAQTLLPLTVKQIMDAAQXSDDKSNFAINSVEVSTIRLVGRMLGKVERVTDVAFILDDGTGKIDVNRWENESSDTKEMADVNDGNYVIVNGGLKGFQGKRHVVAYSVRRVTNFNDITHHFLHCIYVHLELTKSNSRLPSQINASTGIPGHANQVRLPNNQATTFSASGNTAGNDVSSLVMSVFHDPAIIDREDGITVAYIIDRLKLPEEVIKEVMQKHIDDGNIYNTIDDLHYRSAMNG; encoded by the exons ATgtacggaggcggcggcgggcactacgatggcggcggtggcgccgcgaACGCCAACTCCCtcttcggcggcgggggcttCATGCCGTCGCAGTCCACCGCGGCCCCggagagcagcggcggcggcagcctctCCAAG GGCCGGAACGCGCAGACGCTGCTGCCGCTCACCGTGAAGCAGATCATGGACGCGGCGC CCAGCGATGACAAGTCCAATTTCGCCATCAACAGCGTCGAGGTGTCCACG ATTAGGCTTGTTGGACGCATGCTTGGTAAGGTTGAGCGGGTCACAGATGTTGCGTTCATTCTTGATGATGGTACCGGCAAGATAGATGTGAATCGCTG GGAAAATGAGTCTTCTGACACTAAGGAAATGGCTGATGTCAA CGATGGAAACTATGTCATTGTCAATGGTGGCTTGAAAGGTTTTCAAGGAAAGCGTCATGTGGTTGCTTACTCTGTTCG GCGTGTGACGAACTTCAACGATATAACACATCACTTTCTGCACTGCATTTATGTGCATTTGGAGCTCACCAAGTCAAAT TCGCGGTTGCCGTCCCAAATAAATGCTAGTACTGGAATCCCTGGACATGCTAACCAAGTTCGACTCCCCAATAATCAG GCTACAACATTCTCGGCATCAGGAAATACTGCTGGAAATGATGTATCTAGCTTGGTCATGAGTGTTTTTCATGACCCAGCGATCAT AGACCGGGAGGATGGGATAACTGTGGCATATATCATTGATCGTCTTAAACTACCAGAGGAAGTAATCAA GGAGGTCATGCAAAAACATATTGACGATGGCAACATTTACAACACGATCGATGATCTCCATTACAGGTCCGCCATGAATGGCTGA
- the LOC101762744 gene encoding probable metal-nicotianamine transporter YSL14: protein MAPHTTTAAGGGGGGDEEVSEAAASPALRHRHAGKGAGEAGDDEGMCGNGTAGAGDAASVERVFADKAVPSWREQLTLRAFVVSALLAVMFSVIVMKLNLTTGIIPSLNVSAGLLGFFFVRMWTAAVERMGFLRQPFTRQENTVIQTCVVSAYGIAFSGGFGSYLFGMSDKIANQATEAKDANNIKDPHLGWMIGFLFLVSFIGLLALVPLRKIMIVDYKLTYPSGTATAYLINGFHTPEGAKLAKKQVKTLGKYFVFSFFWGFFQWFYTAGDDCGFKNFPTLGLEAYNNRFFFDFSPTYVGVGMICPYIVNVSVLLGGILSWGVMWPLIAKKKGSWYPADVGDSSLHGLQAYRVFISIALILGDGLYNFIKVLIRTIAGFISMVQQNSKSMLPVSDHGSSMSTAEAVSFDEERRTELFLKDQIPKSVAYGGYAAVAAVSIGTLPQIFPQLKWYYILVAYVVAPVLAFCNAYGSGLTDWSLASTYGKLAIFVFGAWAGLAQGGVLVGLAACGVMMSIVSTASDLMQDFKTGYLTLASPRSMFISQVIGTGMGCVIAPCIFWLFYKAFGDIGESGTEYPAPYAIVYRNMAILGVDGFGSLPKNCLTLCYIFFAAAIAINLVRDLTPNRVSRFIPLPMAMAIPFYIGSYFAIDMFLGCAILFVWERLNKAKADAFGPAVASGLICGDGIWTLPQSILALAKVKPPICMKFLSRATNAKVDSFLGLS from the exons ATGGCACCTCACACCACCaccgcggcgggaggcggcggcgggggcgacgaGGAGGTGTCGGAGGCGGCCGCGTCCCCGGCGCTGCGGCACCGCCACGCGGGCaagggcgcgggcgaggccgggGACGACGAGGGGATGTGCGGCAATGGCACCGCCGGGGCGGGCGACGCGGCGTCGGTGGAGCGGGTGTTCGCGGACAAGGCGGTGCCGTCGTGGCGGGAGCAGCTCACGCTGCGGGCGTTCGTCGTCTCCGCGCTGCTCGCCGTCATGTTCAGCGTCATCGTCATGAAGCTCAACCTCACCACGGGGATCATCCCCTCGCTCAACGTCTCCGCGGGGCTGCTCGGCTTCTTCTTCGTCCGCATGTGGACCGCCGCAGTCGAGCGGATGGGGTTCCTCCGCCAGCCCTTCACGCGCCAGGAGAACACCGTCATCCAGACCTGCGTCGTCTCCGCCTACGGCATCGCGTTCAGCG GTGGGTTCGGCAGTTATCTATTTGGAATGAGTGACAAAATAGCTAACCAAGCAACAGAGGCTAAAGATGCTAATAATATAAAGGACCCACACCTTGGCTGGATGATAGGGTTCTTATTCCTTGTCAGTTTCATTGGGCTATTGGCACTTGTGCCCCTAAGAAAA ATTATGATTGTTGACTACAAGCTGACCTATCCAAGCGGCACAGCCACTGCATATCTCATCAATGGTTTTCACACACCTGAGGGCGCCAAGCTTgcaaa GAAGCAAGTAAAGACACTGGGCAAGTACTTCGTCTTTAGCTTTTTCTGGGGCTTTTTTCAGTGGTTCTACACAGCAGGGGATGACTGTGGATTCAAAAATTTCCCAACGTTGGGTCTTGAAGCTTATAACAACAG GTTCTTCTTTGACTTCTCTCCTACATATGTTGGAGTTGGCATGATCTGCCCATACATTGTGAATGTGTCTGTTCTGCTGGGCGGTATCCTCTCTTGGGGTGTAATGTGGCCTCTCATTGCCAAGAAGAAGGGGAGTTGGTACCCAGCTGACGTTGGAGACTCAAGTCTACATGGACTGCAGGCTTACAGG GTTTTTATTTCCATTGCTTTGATTCTTGGGGATGGTTTATACAACTTCATTAAGGTGCTGATCCGCACAATCGCGGGCTTCATATCAATGGTTCAGCAAAATTCAAAAAGCATGCTTCCCGTTTCAGACCATGGCAGTTCCATGTCCACTGCTGAAGCTGTATCCTTCGATGAAGAACGTCGCACTGAGCTTTTCCTGAAAGATCAAATTCCCAAGTCAGTTGCATATGGAGGCTATGCCGCAGTTGCCGCTGTATCGATCGGCACCCTTCCTCAGATCTTCCCGCAGCTCAAGTGGTACTACATTTTGGTTGCCTATGTCGTGGCACCTGTGCTGGCCTTCTGCAACGCCTACGGAAGTGGCCTCACCGACTGGTCTCTCGCCTCCACCTACGGCAAGCTCGCCATCTTCGTGTTCGGCGCATGGGCCGGCCTCGCTCAGGGCGGCGTGCTCGTCGGCCTCGCGGCGTGCGGCGTCATGATGAGCATCGTGTCCACGGCCTCCGACCTGATGCAGGATTTCAAGACCGGGTACCTGACGCTGGCGTCGCCGAGGTCTATGTTCATCAGCCAGGTGATCGGAACCGGGATGGGGTGCGTCATCGCGCCCTGCATCTTCTGGCTGTTCTACAAGGCGTTCGGCGACATCGGCGAGAGCGGGACGGAGTACCCGGCGCCCTACGCCATCGTGTACCGCAACATGGCCATCCTCGGCGTCGACGGCTTCGGCTCGCTGCCGAAGAACTGCCTCACCCTCTGCTACATCTTCTTCGCGGCGGCGATCGCCATCAACCTGGTGAGGGACCTGACCCCGAACAGGGTGTCGAGGTTCATCCCGCTgccgatggcgatggcgatccCCTTCTACATCGGGTCCTACTTCGCCATCGACATGTTCCTGGGCTGCGCGATCCTCTTCGTGTGGGAGCGGCTGAACAAGGCGAAGGCGGACGCGTTCGGCCCCGCGGTCGCGTCGGGGCTGATCTGCGGAGACGGGATCTGGACACTGCCGCAGTCTATCCTGGCTCTGGCCAAGGTGAAGCCCCCGATTTGCATGAAGTTTTTGTCGAGAGCAACCAATGCCAAGGTGGACAGCTTCCTCGGATTGTCGTGA